GCAGGAAATTACACTACGAGTTCGCGTAGGAAGTACTACTACCTAATACGATCTCTTCGTCCGCGGAAGACTCACAGAGGAAATCCGAAAGACGATTGTACGATTTAGCGACGCGTGAAAACATTTTGCATAGCGAGATTAGATAGCCGAAAAAGTATATTTACTTAATCGATTAATACTCTGGAATTTATATACAATGGATGTATAtgtgaaacaaaatatttaatatttctagcTCTTCAATGAATTGTAGTATTCTCTACAGATCTAGAAAGTCGatcgaatataattttaaagcTAAAAGGTGAACGGTGGTTGCCAGTCAATAAGTATCGTATACATACGcttgaattttctaattgaaTTTTGATTCTTAAAACAATGAgcacaatataataataaaataatgactACAACAAAATGTCATAGCGCAAAATTGTATGAAACTTTCGATCACGTATTATTGTACATATCACACGCGATATTAACGAGCTTTGAAGACCGTATAATTTACACGATGAAACTGTTGTCAGgtaattatttgaaagaaagatTACAGTATCCAGCATGCGATGAAAGAGCGTAACACGGTGGTTCTCAATGGACTCGTCGCTATTTATTCTTCAATGCGAGGAAGAAATTAATGGACAAAGGTATTGAATCATCAACGAGAGAAGCTGCTTGACGAGGTCAGTTACGAAACCAGGAATCCCATTTCGATTGATGGAGGATGCGCATTCAGGAGGAGAGGATCGATTTCAATTGCACTTGAAACCAAGCGTAATGTTCGTCGAGGGAGACCGGACGTAGCGGCGGTCATCGAACTCGCGGAACGCTACGAGAAGAGTAAGGAAAAAAGGGGAGAAGCGGAGACAAGATTGGAGAACGTAAGCCAGTCGGAAAGAGAGTGCTTTCTTCGTGAATCGGTGACGGTGAAGGTCCTCGTATATAAGCAAGTGCTGGTAGTGCAATTGTCAGTGTAACTCGTCCCATCGGAAACACCTATCTGCTTACACCTACGAACCGGATGACAATGTGGCGAATAGTAAGTTCATCATCGACAACTAACGTATCGCTAAGACCATAAATCGTCGATGTATCAAGGAAATCTCGGATCTGCAGATTGACCATTGTGATATACCGattttgtatcattttcatttttattgcgaTCTTGTGAAGGTGAATTCCAGTGAATTAAAGGGAGTCAGGGTTATAAAGTGTAACTGTTCGACTCTTGGCTTGatccttttcatttttctgtcaAACTGGGCGTGCGTCCCAAAAGTGACTACTCGAGAGAGATCTGGGAGAAAGTACTGCAAATCCTCTGGCTTGAAATGCATTCCTCACTGGTATACGCAGATTATATGTCGATATTTACGGTTCTGTATTGTGTAAAATACAGTTGGAGTGAAAGTTGTTCCCACTGTACCGTTCACTTGTGTTAACAATAAAATCGATTAATATAGACAAATGTTTGcccaatttttatctttatggAAAGATTAAAAGATGAAAGGAGTTTTTCGTTTTTAAGCATTATTTTATAACCGAAATCGAACATGGTTCGATGAACTTTAATCGCGATTACATATTTGCAGTTCTTATTCACCTTGACTGTGGCCGCCGCGAGAGCCTCTCATTTTTCATCCCTGGAAGGGCATGGTCTTGTCAGTGAACCAAAGCTTATCTCTCAATCGGTTCATCTGAAGGAAATACCGACGAAGATCATCAAAGTCACAAAGACTGCTGTTGTCAAAGTTCCAGTCCCTTATCCAGTCAAGGTATTCTTTCTCAAAACATAACAGTcttttttattaactttatcatcaatttttaaacataaaCATACATATTAATCTTAAAAAACAGTCGAAAAGCACCAAAATTATTCGATCATGTAGCCCATAGCACGaacttcaaataaatatatccaACGATCTTGTTTCTTTCTGCAAAATCAGAAACCGATTGATCCTCTCTATAGGTGGTTTCGTTGATCTAGAATTCCTTTCTCTTTCATAGGTACCCCATCATATACCTGTTCCGGTGCCAGTAAACCATCCTATCGCAGTTCCGTATACGAAGCTAGTGAAAGTCCAGGAACACGTGCCAGTCGAGGTATCCAAGCCGGTTCCGGTTCCGATTCATCAGCAAATACCGGTGGTGGTGCCAAAGGCTGTCCCGGTACCACAACCGATTCCGGTTCCTCATCCGGTAACAGTGAATAAGCCTGTCTTCTACCCAGTACCACACCCGATTCCATATCAGGCGAGTAGCCATTCCGAGGGTGGCATCGGTGGCGGAGTTGGTGGGTACGATTCCGAAGGTCATGGAGGCCACGAACCGGAAAGCTACAGCACTTACACGGTGAATCAGCAAGGGCACGATCAAGATGGACAGGGAGGACACTTCCAACCCTCTCAACCTGATTATAATTCGCATCATTGAATGCTCTTTGCAATTTCAGTTGTACATACGCTGTACTATTATGCCTGATTCGTTAAGTTTCTGTTTGTAGTTTGTTCTTGTTGTCGCTGTTTATCTTTtgctacatttttttaataaaactttatatttcGTAAACCCATGGTATCCTAGTTACAGATCCTTCTAACACCGGCTATCGTATTACTTCGATTAACTACCTCTCGAAAGAATAATCGAAGTAGCAAAGTTATGGTTGAACAGTATCCGAGAAAAATGTCTCGGCTGCGACGTCGAGCGATCTTTCACGCTTCGGTAAAATGGAAAGTGAACTATCGTGTTACGGTTTGATGAGTCACACGACTGGTTCAATGTCTGCATGATCTATATCTGATGCCTAGATCATTTCCGATCTATTCCGGGCATGAAAAATCGCTCCATGTTCGATCCAAGTATAGCGAAGGGATCGTTCAGATCTAGCGCCAAGTATCTATAACGGGTCATTCAATTGGAACTACCGCGGAATTCAATTCCTATTTCTTGTATCAGGAAATTGAGCTGGAAGCACTATTTCCGTAATACATTTTTACgggtatgttttttttttagtgtTAAGGAGTTTAAAAGAAACATTACTCGTTTTAGTAcgaaaagagaaatttattatttctatgaTGTAAAATAAGCGTCGAATTACATATACAGAGGAAAAGAGAACTAATTACATCGCGATAGAACAATTACATCTGACGTCACAGAAGTGAGACGCTCAATTGCATTTATTCATTTCACGAAGAAGTCCGCTGAATCATATCTGACAATTACGGACACTCGGAATGGATTACTAACCGTTCCATTATCCAAAGGAACCAATCTTCGTGTCATCGTAGATACACCGAGatccaaaataaaatttcgataaagTA
This genomic window from Bombus terrestris chromosome 9, iyBomTerr1.2, whole genome shotgun sequence contains:
- the LOC100650044 gene encoding zinc finger protein 512B-like, yielding MTMWRIFLFTLTVAAARASHFSSLEGHGLVSEPKLISQSVHLKEIPTKIIKVTKTAVVKVPVPYPVKVPHHIPVPVPVNHPIAVPYTKLVKVQEHVPVEVSKPVPVPIHQQIPVVVPKAVPVPQPIPVPHPVTVNKPVFYPVPHPIPYQASSHSEGGIGGGVGGYDSEGHGGHEPESYSTYTVNQQGHDQDGQGGHFQPSQPDYNSHH